The region AAAGTACGCTTTACCCTTTTTCAATGAATAGAAACAACAGTTATAGCGTTCAAGAACCCCAAAGAGCACCATATACTTCAGTGCATCAGCCTGGGATGTATCAGCAGGCTATGCTCCCACCCACAATGCACCAGTCACCCGCACACCAACCTGGTACAAGCAAGGCAACAAAGAGCCAAGTGGTTGCTGCCTCACCAAGGCAGAGGCCTGATCTTTCACAAAGTCACACAGCCAGAGGCAGTTTAAGGGGAAGTGCCCCATCTCCGTTCAGAATGCCATCTACATCACTGATGCCTCAAAGGCAAACACAGGTATGCCTAGGTTTCTCCCCTCCTTTGATAAGTATCTTTTGATCAGTACAAATTGGGGTAAAAATGATAAGACTAGTGATAATATGTAACACTacgaatgataataataatatcatattttacccaggttagccacttcagttccaaaatTTGTTCTCCcagatttattaaaatcaaatgataaaaaaacaccTGGATGAAtgttaaaaaacttgaaaatctTGAATGCTTTGATACACAGCCTGGCACTGCAGCTTGGGAGATGAGGAACCCAGATAGTGCAGGAAACTCTGTAGATAAATCTATGAAGATGTTGACTGTGTCCATCGAAGAGCTCAGGTACTGGACATCATCCAGAGACATCCAAGGACTACTCTTCTTTGAACTGTTTGGTATGTTAAATCTTTGATACTAATGACATATGTACTACCTTGGAGAGGAGTATGTCAACTTCCCTCGAGAATAATCACCAGCATTTCATTTATTCCAGCTTCATgtgtgaaaatgataaaaatagatatatgtacatgttcaattaaataaaacattgatacATCAGATGTGATCTGCTTTGATaccattttaaggaaaaaaatcttTAGTGACAACCTTATTCACGAAGTTATGAACagtaaaatgaatttgaaagcTACTGAAGAAAACTTTTTTCGAGAATATAATATGAAGATTATCAATccaccttttttcatttcaggcATCCTAAACTCAGCAGTGTGTTCCAATGAAACAGGACTGGCAAAGAAATTCACATTGAAAGATGGCAATCATACCCTTCTGTGTATCTTCTATGAGACAGTGAGTTAAATTTAagtgacattaaaatttcattcaccCAATTCTTACAGTGTGTGATAGAGGTTGATTTTTACTTGCAATAACTTTTAactttatctacatgtattaacaaAACAGGAAAGAAACTTTAAGATTATGTATGTTTATGATGTTAAAGcttttacatgtaggtgtaaACATATCATTTGATAGTTAGAGcacattgaaaatgattttaactgtatacagtgcgtcccagaaaaaacgaaaccgagatttagcgatcatttaacattacttaatcataaataaaatagacaaatgacctaccaatttaaagcttagaatctcatctttcatctaacattacttagattatttcttattcacgcatgagtgagcaaa is a window of Lytechinus variegatus isolate NC3 chromosome 2, Lvar_3.0, whole genome shotgun sequence DNA encoding:
- the LOC121408896 gene encoding spermatogenesis-associated protein 22-like isoform X1 translates to MNAALDNPKATSVPYQPRNQPNTNQGNQNQSTNIKRPLQPWQQNYGEPSAAKSSRPSASPSPQSSQIPYAHRNNSYSVQEPQRAPYTSVHQPGMYQQAMLPPTMHQSPAHQPGTSKATKSQVVAASPRQRPDLSQSHTARGSLRGSAPSPFRMPSTSLMPQRQTQPGTAAWEMRNPDSAGNSVDKSMKMLTVSIEELRYWTSSRDIQGLLFFELFGILNSAVCSNETGLAKKFTLKDGNHTLLCIFYETDRPLGSLTRGQCLRTVGNILPKEGIFRCVSVRPATLSEQKIMRSAVAACDRGVRQRLSATGVEP
- the LOC121408896 gene encoding spermatogenesis-associated protein 22-like isoform X2 — translated: MNAALDNPKATSVPYQPRNQPNTNQGNQNQSTNIKRPLQPWQQNYGEPSAAKSSRPSASPSPQSSQIPYAHSYSVQEPQRAPYTSVHQPGMYQQAMLPPTMHQSPAHQPGTSKATKSQVVAASPRQRPDLSQSHTARGSLRGSAPSPFRMPSTSLMPQRQTQPGTAAWEMRNPDSAGNSVDKSMKMLTVSIEELRYWTSSRDIQGLLFFELFGILNSAVCSNETGLAKKFTLKDGNHTLLCIFYETDRPLGSLTRGQCLRTVGNILPKEGIFRCVSVRPATLSEQKIMRSAVAACDRGVRQRLSATGVEP